One Leopardus geoffroyi isolate Oge1 chromosome C1, O.geoffroyi_Oge1_pat1.0, whole genome shotgun sequence DNA segment encodes these proteins:
- the ODF2L gene encoding protein BCAP isoform X5: protein MLTVAKRCPCRVAPKTKNGGKQDILNEKTELEATFKEAELATCSVELFLPLFKDTVEEISFENANLFAFNLKIAKQKEKLTKELDTFKHVKQALEHLRKTEYQQVEDSLSSMLEKLTDNENENTNLKKKLLEKETYIQELSCLFQNEQANALKANRFSQSVKVVHERLQLQIRKKEAENDKLKEYIKSLETKITEWNLELRKSKHEAVAMKESSRQKTIALKKASKIYKQRLKHFTGDMENLTSQIGDREAKLSETISASNAWKSHYEKIVIEKTELEVQIETMKKQITNLLEDLKKVEDVGKNSCEEILRKLHSVEYENETLNLENTKLKTTLAALKDEVVSVENELLELQEVEKQQKALIEVYKTQIQKLQEAAEMVKSRCENLLHENNLITKNKNKKLEKMRGQTESHLKELEHVRDSVTAAERRLHECQESVQHYRERCADKVHTVRELQGQVDGNHNLLKKLSLEEENYLIQLKCENLKQKLEQMDAENKELEKKLANQEECLKHSNLKFEEKSAEHTALARQLEAALEEGRQKVSEEIEKMSSRERALQIKILDLETELKKKNEEQSQLVCKMNSKAQHQEVCLKEIQHSLEKSENQNESIKNYLQFLKTSYVTMFG from the exons TGGAAAGCAGGACATCCTAAATGAAAAGACTGAACTGGAAGCAACATTTAAGGAAGCTGAATTGGCAACCTGTTCTGTAGaattatttttgccattatttaaGGATACCGTTGAAGAGATTAGTTTTGAAAAT GCTAATCTTTTTGCATTCAATTTGAAGATTgctaaacagaaggaaaaattaacaaaagaattaGACACttttaaacatgtaaaacaaGCTTTAGAACATCTTAGAAAGACAGAATACCAACAA gtaGAGGACAGTTTATCCAGCATGTTAGAGAAGCTAActgataatgaaaatgaaaatact AATCTTAAGAAGAAGCTACTTGAAAAGGAGACCTATATTCAAGaactttcttgtttgtttcagaATGAACAG GCAAATGCTTTGAAAGCAAACCGTTTTTCACAATCAGTAAAAGTAGTACATGAACGACTACAGCTCCAAATTCgtaaaaaggaagcagagaatgataaattaaaagaatatataaag agctTAGAAACCAAGATAACTGAATGGAACTTAGAACTGAGAAAGAGTAAGCATGAAGCTGTAGCAATGAAAGAATCAAGTAGGCAAAAAACTATAGCTCTAAAAAAGGCATCTAAAATTTACAAACAAAGGCTTAAACACTTTACTGGAGACATGGAAAACCTTACTTCCCAAATTGGAGATCGG GAAGCCAAGCTGTCCGAAACAATTTCAGCTTCCAATGCCTGGAAAAGTCATTATGAGAAAATTGTAATAGAAAAAACTGAATTGGAAGTTCAGATTGAAACaatgaaaaa GCAAATTACTAATCTTTTGGAAGACCTGAAGAAAGTAGAAGACGTTGGTAAAAATTCATGTGAAGAAATTCTTAGAAAACTTCACTCAGTTGAATATGAAAATGAAACTCTGAATCTTGAGAATACAAAGTTAAAG ACTACCCTTGCTGCTTTGAAGGATGAGGTTGTTTCTGTTGAAAATGAACTCTTAGAATTGCAAGAagtagaaaaacaacagaaagccCTTATTGAAGTATATAAAACTCAG ATACAAAAGTTGCAAGAAGCAGCTGAAATGGTGAAAAGCAGATGTGAAAATTTGCTACATGAAAATAAcctaataacaaaaaacaaaaataaaaagttagagaAG ATGAGAGGCCAGACGGAGTCTCATCTGAAGGAGTTAGAGCACGTCCGCGATTCGGTGACGGCGGCGGAACGGAGGCTTCACGAGTGTCAGGAGAGTGTGCAGCACTACAGGGAGAGATGTGCGGACAAGGTGCACACCGTTAGGGAGCTTCAGGGCCAG GTTGATGGAAATCATAATCTTCTAAAAAAGCTTTCTTTGGAAGAGGAAAATTATCTTATTCAGTTGAAGTGTGAAAACCTTAAACA aaaattagaacagATGGATGCAGAAAATAAAGAGCTTGAAAAGAAACTGGCAAACCAAGAAGAATGTCTTAAGCACAGCAATCTTAAGTTTGAAGAGAAATCTGCAGAACATACAGCATTGGCCAGACAGCTGGAAGCTGCTTtagaagaaggaagacaaaag GTTtctgaagaaatagagaaaatgtcaTCTAGAGAGAGGGCTTTACAGATTAAAATATTAGATCTGGAAACtgagcttaaaaagaaaaatgaagaacaaagtcaACTTGTTTGCAAAATGAACAGT
- the ODF2L gene encoding protein BCAP isoform X2: protein MEKSAIDGSHSEKLCPHFKSTPENERLLQPASESHLSCGKQDILNEKTELEATFKEAELATCSVELFLPLFKDTVEEISFENANLFAFNLKIAKQKEKLTKELDTFKHVKQALEHLRKTEYQQVEDSLSSMLEKLTDNENENTNLKKKLLEKETYIQELSCLFQNEQANALKANRFSQSVKVVHERLQLQIRKKEAENDKLKEYIKSLETKITEWNLELRKSKHEAVAMKESSRQKTIALKKASKIYKQRLKHFTGDMENLTSQIGDREAKLSETISASNAWKSHYEKIVIEKTELEVQIETMKKQITNLLEDLKKVEDVGKNSCEEILRKLHSVEYENETLNLENTKLKTTLAALKDEVVSVENELLELQEVEKQQKALIEVYKTQIQKLQEAAEMVKSRCENLLHENNLITKNKNKKLEKMRGQTESHLKELEHVRDSVTAAERRLHECQESVQHYRERCADKVHTVRELQGQVDGNHNLLKKLSLEEENYLIQLKCENLKQKLEQMDAENKELEKKLANQEECLKHSNLKFEEKSAEHTALARQLEAALEEGRQKVSEEIEKMSSRERALQIKILDLETELKKKNEEQSQLVCKMNSKAQHQEVCLKEIQHSLEKSENQNESIKNYLQFLKTSYVTMFG, encoded by the exons ATGGAGAAATCTGCAATTGATGGAAGTCATTCAGAAAAACTATGTCCTCATTTTAAAAGTACCCCAGAGAATGAACGTTTATTGCAGCCTGCCAGTGAAAGTCATCTCAGctg TGGAAAGCAGGACATCCTAAATGAAAAGACTGAACTGGAAGCAACATTTAAGGAAGCTGAATTGGCAACCTGTTCTGTAGaattatttttgccattatttaaGGATACCGTTGAAGAGATTAGTTTTGAAAAT GCTAATCTTTTTGCATTCAATTTGAAGATTgctaaacagaaggaaaaattaacaaaagaattaGACACttttaaacatgtaaaacaaGCTTTAGAACATCTTAGAAAGACAGAATACCAACAA gtaGAGGACAGTTTATCCAGCATGTTAGAGAAGCTAActgataatgaaaatgaaaatact AATCTTAAGAAGAAGCTACTTGAAAAGGAGACCTATATTCAAGaactttcttgtttgtttcagaATGAACAG GCAAATGCTTTGAAAGCAAACCGTTTTTCACAATCAGTAAAAGTAGTACATGAACGACTACAGCTCCAAATTCgtaaaaaggaagcagagaatgataaattaaaagaatatataaag agctTAGAAACCAAGATAACTGAATGGAACTTAGAACTGAGAAAGAGTAAGCATGAAGCTGTAGCAATGAAAGAATCAAGTAGGCAAAAAACTATAGCTCTAAAAAAGGCATCTAAAATTTACAAACAAAGGCTTAAACACTTTACTGGAGACATGGAAAACCTTACTTCCCAAATTGGAGATCGG GAAGCCAAGCTGTCCGAAACAATTTCAGCTTCCAATGCCTGGAAAAGTCATTATGAGAAAATTGTAATAGAAAAAACTGAATTGGAAGTTCAGATTGAAACaatgaaaaa GCAAATTACTAATCTTTTGGAAGACCTGAAGAAAGTAGAAGACGTTGGTAAAAATTCATGTGAAGAAATTCTTAGAAAACTTCACTCAGTTGAATATGAAAATGAAACTCTGAATCTTGAGAATACAAAGTTAAAG ACTACCCTTGCTGCTTTGAAGGATGAGGTTGTTTCTGTTGAAAATGAACTCTTAGAATTGCAAGAagtagaaaaacaacagaaagccCTTATTGAAGTATATAAAACTCAG ATACAAAAGTTGCAAGAAGCAGCTGAAATGGTGAAAAGCAGATGTGAAAATTTGCTACATGAAAATAAcctaataacaaaaaacaaaaataaaaagttagagaAG ATGAGAGGCCAGACGGAGTCTCATCTGAAGGAGTTAGAGCACGTCCGCGATTCGGTGACGGCGGCGGAACGGAGGCTTCACGAGTGTCAGGAGAGTGTGCAGCACTACAGGGAGAGATGTGCGGACAAGGTGCACACCGTTAGGGAGCTTCAGGGCCAG GTTGATGGAAATCATAATCTTCTAAAAAAGCTTTCTTTGGAAGAGGAAAATTATCTTATTCAGTTGAAGTGTGAAAACCTTAAACA aaaattagaacagATGGATGCAGAAAATAAAGAGCTTGAAAAGAAACTGGCAAACCAAGAAGAATGTCTTAAGCACAGCAATCTTAAGTTTGAAGAGAAATCTGCAGAACATACAGCATTGGCCAGACAGCTGGAAGCTGCTTtagaagaaggaagacaaaag GTTtctgaagaaatagagaaaatgtcaTCTAGAGAGAGGGCTTTACAGATTAAAATATTAGATCTGGAAACtgagcttaaaaagaaaaatgaagaacaaagtcaACTTGTTTGCAAAATGAACAGT
- the ODF2L gene encoding protein BCAP isoform X8 → MEKSAIDGSHSEKLCPHFKSTPENERLLQPASESHLSCGKQDILNEKTELEATFKEAELATCSVELFLPLFKDTVEEISFENANLFAFNLKIAKQKEKLTKELDTFKHVKQALEHLRKTEYQQVEDSLSSMLEKLTDNENENTNLKKKLLEKETYIQELSCLFQNEQANALKANRFSQSVKVVHERLQLQIRKKEAENDKLKEYIKSLETKITEWNLELRKSKHEAVAMKESSRQKTIALKKASKIYKQRLKHFTGDMENLTSQIGDREAKLSETISASNAWKSHYEKIVIEKTELEVQIETMKKQITNLLEDLKKVEDVGKNSCEEILRKLHSVEYENETLNLENTKLKTTLAALKDEVVSVENELLELQEVEKQQKALIEVYKTQIQKLQEAAEMVKSRCENLLHENNLITKNKNKKLEKVDGNHNLLKKLSLEEENYLIQLKCENLKQKLEQMDAENKELEKKLANQEECLKHSNLKFEEKSAEHTALARQLEAALEEGRQKVSEEIEKMSSRERALQIKILDLETELKKKNEEQSQLVCKMNSKAQHQEVCLKEIQHSLEKSENQNESIKNYLQFLKTSYVTMFG, encoded by the exons ATGGAGAAATCTGCAATTGATGGAAGTCATTCAGAAAAACTATGTCCTCATTTTAAAAGTACCCCAGAGAATGAACGTTTATTGCAGCCTGCCAGTGAAAGTCATCTCAGctg TGGAAAGCAGGACATCCTAAATGAAAAGACTGAACTGGAAGCAACATTTAAGGAAGCTGAATTGGCAACCTGTTCTGTAGaattatttttgccattatttaaGGATACCGTTGAAGAGATTAGTTTTGAAAAT GCTAATCTTTTTGCATTCAATTTGAAGATTgctaaacagaaggaaaaattaacaaaagaattaGACACttttaaacatgtaaaacaaGCTTTAGAACATCTTAGAAAGACAGAATACCAACAA gtaGAGGACAGTTTATCCAGCATGTTAGAGAAGCTAActgataatgaaaatgaaaatact AATCTTAAGAAGAAGCTACTTGAAAAGGAGACCTATATTCAAGaactttcttgtttgtttcagaATGAACAG GCAAATGCTTTGAAAGCAAACCGTTTTTCACAATCAGTAAAAGTAGTACATGAACGACTACAGCTCCAAATTCgtaaaaaggaagcagagaatgataaattaaaagaatatataaag agctTAGAAACCAAGATAACTGAATGGAACTTAGAACTGAGAAAGAGTAAGCATGAAGCTGTAGCAATGAAAGAATCAAGTAGGCAAAAAACTATAGCTCTAAAAAAGGCATCTAAAATTTACAAACAAAGGCTTAAACACTTTACTGGAGACATGGAAAACCTTACTTCCCAAATTGGAGATCGG GAAGCCAAGCTGTCCGAAACAATTTCAGCTTCCAATGCCTGGAAAAGTCATTATGAGAAAATTGTAATAGAAAAAACTGAATTGGAAGTTCAGATTGAAACaatgaaaaa GCAAATTACTAATCTTTTGGAAGACCTGAAGAAAGTAGAAGACGTTGGTAAAAATTCATGTGAAGAAATTCTTAGAAAACTTCACTCAGTTGAATATGAAAATGAAACTCTGAATCTTGAGAATACAAAGTTAAAG ACTACCCTTGCTGCTTTGAAGGATGAGGTTGTTTCTGTTGAAAATGAACTCTTAGAATTGCAAGAagtagaaaaacaacagaaagccCTTATTGAAGTATATAAAACTCAG ATACAAAAGTTGCAAGAAGCAGCTGAAATGGTGAAAAGCAGATGTGAAAATTTGCTACATGAAAATAAcctaataacaaaaaacaaaaataaaaagttagagaAG GTTGATGGAAATCATAATCTTCTAAAAAAGCTTTCTTTGGAAGAGGAAAATTATCTTATTCAGTTGAAGTGTGAAAACCTTAAACA aaaattagaacagATGGATGCAGAAAATAAAGAGCTTGAAAAGAAACTGGCAAACCAAGAAGAATGTCTTAAGCACAGCAATCTTAAGTTTGAAGAGAAATCTGCAGAACATACAGCATTGGCCAGACAGCTGGAAGCTGCTTtagaagaaggaagacaaaag GTTtctgaagaaatagagaaaatgtcaTCTAGAGAGAGGGCTTTACAGATTAAAATATTAGATCTGGAAACtgagcttaaaaagaaaaatgaagaacaaagtcaACTTGTTTGCAAAATGAACAGT
- the ODF2L gene encoding protein BCAP isoform X10, translated as MLEKLTDNENENTNLKKKLLEKETYIQELSCLFQNEQANALKANRFSQSVKVVHERLQLQIRKKEAENDKLKEYIKSLETKITEWNLELRKSKHEAVAMKESSRQKTIALKKASKIYKQRLKHFTGDMENLTSQIGDREAKLSETISASNAWKSHYEKIVIEKTELEVQIETMKKQITNLLEDLKKVEDVGKNSCEEILRKLHSVEYENETLNLENTKLKTTLAALKDEVVSVENELLELQEVEKQQKALIEVYKTQIQKLQEAAEMVKSRCENLLHENNLITKNKNKKLEKMRGQTESHLKELEHVRDSVTAAERRLHECQESVQHYRERCADKVHTVRELQGQVDGNHNLLKKLSLEEENYLIQLKCENLKQKLEQMDAENKELEKKLANQEECLKHSNLKFEEKSAEHTALARQLEAALEEGRQKVSEEIEKMSSRERALQIKILDLETELKKKNEEQSQLVCKMNSKAQHQEVCLKEIQHSLEKSENQNESIKNYLQFLKTSYVTMFG; from the exons ATGTTAGAGAAGCTAActgataatgaaaatgaaaatact AATCTTAAGAAGAAGCTACTTGAAAAGGAGACCTATATTCAAGaactttcttgtttgtttcagaATGAACAG GCAAATGCTTTGAAAGCAAACCGTTTTTCACAATCAGTAAAAGTAGTACATGAACGACTACAGCTCCAAATTCgtaaaaaggaagcagagaatgataaattaaaagaatatataaag agctTAGAAACCAAGATAACTGAATGGAACTTAGAACTGAGAAAGAGTAAGCATGAAGCTGTAGCAATGAAAGAATCAAGTAGGCAAAAAACTATAGCTCTAAAAAAGGCATCTAAAATTTACAAACAAAGGCTTAAACACTTTACTGGAGACATGGAAAACCTTACTTCCCAAATTGGAGATCGG GAAGCCAAGCTGTCCGAAACAATTTCAGCTTCCAATGCCTGGAAAAGTCATTATGAGAAAATTGTAATAGAAAAAACTGAATTGGAAGTTCAGATTGAAACaatgaaaaa GCAAATTACTAATCTTTTGGAAGACCTGAAGAAAGTAGAAGACGTTGGTAAAAATTCATGTGAAGAAATTCTTAGAAAACTTCACTCAGTTGAATATGAAAATGAAACTCTGAATCTTGAGAATACAAAGTTAAAG ACTACCCTTGCTGCTTTGAAGGATGAGGTTGTTTCTGTTGAAAATGAACTCTTAGAATTGCAAGAagtagaaaaacaacagaaagccCTTATTGAAGTATATAAAACTCAG ATACAAAAGTTGCAAGAAGCAGCTGAAATGGTGAAAAGCAGATGTGAAAATTTGCTACATGAAAATAAcctaataacaaaaaacaaaaataaaaagttagagaAG ATGAGAGGCCAGACGGAGTCTCATCTGAAGGAGTTAGAGCACGTCCGCGATTCGGTGACGGCGGCGGAACGGAGGCTTCACGAGTGTCAGGAGAGTGTGCAGCACTACAGGGAGAGATGTGCGGACAAGGTGCACACCGTTAGGGAGCTTCAGGGCCAG GTTGATGGAAATCATAATCTTCTAAAAAAGCTTTCTTTGGAAGAGGAAAATTATCTTATTCAGTTGAAGTGTGAAAACCTTAAACA aaaattagaacagATGGATGCAGAAAATAAAGAGCTTGAAAAGAAACTGGCAAACCAAGAAGAATGTCTTAAGCACAGCAATCTTAAGTTTGAAGAGAAATCTGCAGAACATACAGCATTGGCCAGACAGCTGGAAGCTGCTTtagaagaaggaagacaaaag GTTtctgaagaaatagagaaaatgtcaTCTAGAGAGAGGGCTTTACAGATTAAAATATTAGATCTGGAAACtgagcttaaaaagaaaaatgaagaacaaagtcaACTTGTTTGCAAAATGAACAGT